One Asterias rubens chromosome 8, eAstRub1.3, whole genome shotgun sequence genomic window, cctgacgatgactagagcaacctAGTTAAAACagtgagaccaattaagaacccACTCcatggtagtgaagttaataacaagaagtcccctcgatccaccaCCATTACaaaagcaaaagtagtagttcCCGGCtgattttctataccttccacccaggtagaagttgaaaagcaggacagttcttttcagtactgagaagtctcccgaattatcGAAAATgtactctgtggtagtagaatataaagcaagacaattctcACTAGAACAAGatctacttggcaagtagatacacacatggtgttaccgcaaaccaaatttatatatatatatatcttaaATCAAAGCACCACTAAATTGTTAACATATttcttattatatttttatgaacCTATCAGAGAGAGAATATCACAAGAGTTTCGGAGGTCAACTCTTTCTCCAACCATCGCAGACAATTCCAGTTTCACAAGAACCTCATTGATGTCGAATCATAACAGCTCCACCCGGAGATCCTCAAGCCCCCATAGACCATCCTCTCCAACACGGAGGGCACTCTCACCAAGCAGGTCAGGTCGAAGGTCACCGGAGAGGTCAATATTGAAATCCTCACCTGGGTACAGGTCATCATCACCAGACCGAAGTACGGATGAGTATTTAGATGGTTTTGAAAATGGAGTAATGTACAAAAGTGCTGACAAGGACCAGGGTCTTATAATGGTGCCCCAGTTAAGTTTATCGCGGTTGGTGAGTGGAAAAATGGCGCAAACTTAAGTGTCAGGAAACGACTTTGTTTGAATAGTAGCTCTTTAGAAAGTCTCTTTCATGTTGTGGAGGTATCctaatttattttcttctctGACTGGAACATCAAATCTTAAATACATCTCTGAAGcagaaatattttgtaatttttatatgcATTGAGTAGAATTCAAACTGCAGTTGAGAACAATCCGACGCTGTGCAACTTCCAGCTAGTAAAAAGATACAAAGTGTTTTTATGCATGGTAATCCCATCTCTGGCATGTATACTTGTCATCAAACCAATTTTACATTCAGCATGAACAAAGACAATATTACTAACCCATGATTATTTTTCTTCTAGTTGTATTCCATTTATTTCTTCTGGTACATAATATTTGTGTGTAAATTAATATCAAACAGGGAAGTGCTCATCATCTTACATTGTGCGAAgaacaattttgtatttaatcaCCAAAGCAAAACGGGGTTTCCTATCATTCAAAAAccaagcacaaaaaagtatgcaatcataaaatacatgAACAAATTTCTAATATTTTTCTATAAATTTAAAAGCGGCTACGTTCAAAGTTTCTCTATATATCACTAATTTATCTATCTAACTAACGTCCCACTCATCTTTATAGGGGTCTGTACTCTGTATACGCTTGGTATGACTCTGAAAAGGAAAGGCAATCAAAACCTTAATGGTGTTAAGAAGCCTACAGCATAATTGCATATTGAGATACATTTTACTTCAAAAGATTGCGATccttatcccccaaaattttgaatctgagaagcattacggGTCTCGTAGTGTATTCAAATTGCAGATCACTCTTCCTGcgtggcaatatctcaaaaacactccCACCTTTCTAAAATGTAATTCTCAAAAGAAAGTTTCATGGTTTCAGTGGGTTCCAATTatcaaacacaaacatgtacagtCCCTTGAAGTTCCTAACTATCTTACTAACATCATCTACGTGTTTTTCTAACGATCATATTAAAGGACGCTGTCCATTCATCTGTTGTAGGACCAGGTAATCACATTTACACTAGGCCTGgacgactagtgaaatttactactcaacTAGTCGTGCTTCAAAGAGTCgcgacactagtcgcccaggcctaactTAAACCTTGTGTTATTCTTGTAAATTGTTTcactttctttattttaaacattcatTATCTCTCCCACCTGCCAGTGTTTATTGTGAGGTCCTACTTCTATTTCTTTTCCTATCTGAATTTATTTACAGTCTGTTGACcccaaattatttcttttcaaCAGTAGCTGCATGTTCCGTACTTTGTTGGATTGCTTTGtgtatattttaatttaaatgatTAGCTACATTTTCATATATAAATCAGCTAATTCATAATTCATTGATAAATTTGTTGTAGAATACCCTTTCCCACCTTCCAAttggattaattttgtttttacttgtttatttcagggatgtgatttctctgtttttattcagaaatacattttttttttttttttttttttaccagagaTAAATGTACGTAAAGCAGGCGTCGCACTCGGGAAGCTTTTGCGTTCGCAACCTGCCTGcctttcacgctttgcgctggcaagctttcacgctttgcacctgcaagctttcacgctttgcgctcTCAAGATTTCATGCTTTTCGCTCACAAGCATTTACGTTTGCGCTCATAGTGCAGTTTTTTTTCAAGATCCTAGCACATGCCtgatatttttgttgtacttgGTTGTTTATACTATataattttaaatctttagacatacacaatagttacaagttgtacaggggctgtcaaggttaaaacaaaagtataaaactgtcatcaaaagatgtgtaaaaccagactcctgccaacgataaaaatataattatacaatataaaaaggagattacactgaaacattttagaatcacacaatcgaaatcattaaaacacaagcaaaaccagactattgaaaacaaaaaactagcgataagaggaagggacaacaattgaaaataaaaaaaacatagaatggactaaaaaccctcagaaaaaaataaaataaaataaaattggcacAGAGTGCACCCTCACAGAGTCAAGCCAACCCACTGGGCCCGAGGACAATGATAGCAGAGAGCCTCCCCAAACACCACCCAAAAAAGCACAAAGACCCCTTAGACAAttgttaaagaaaacaacaataaatatgttactataaacaacaataattattaactaTAAATAACAATGTGCAATAATTTTTATTCACGCTGGTCTTGAACTTTTTTATCTTCAGGGTAAAGACTGGGAGGAGATATAGAAGACAGCAGCTTAAAACATTGGTAAGATTTAAGACATTAAAAAAAGTATGATCGTCAGAAAGCTGACAGTTTCATTCAATAGAAATAAAAATGGCAACATGACTTTGtgaattttattacattttgatACACACCACCTGCAATGTTTTCCAGAAGTTAACCTTGAAatgttttgataccttttgtagataaaGTTTagggccatgacatgaatcccaaCTCACTGTGATTCAAGATGTATGTAATTTTATTTATCTGtggaagtttttgagaaaaaaaggtgaaaatcatgGAACAATGtttctgtttctttatttttgtctcactgagacgattttttttttttttgagaattattttactcatttataaaaaaatacagcacctcagcaagtaatattttaatggaagaTTTTTATCAACATCAGTAAATCTGTggttatttgtgttttgtgtcatacaagaagtacccaaaccctttaaatgaTAAATACTTTTATGTCAAATTTTCACTAATTGCCCTTGAGTGTTTTAAAGTAATACAAAAGATTATTGGCTTTCCTTTTTCTATCTCAATCAGTGTGTTCTACAGGATCAACTAAGACGGAAACTGAGTGAGTGCCACTGCAGGCTCCTAGCAGGTCTACAACCCAGCCCACTTGGGTCATCATCTTATACTCCTTGTAACATCACCTGTCGTTGGTGCATCCAGGAGGATATTGAAAGAGGTTTACCTTCACAACTATCTTAGatgtttgaggcattgcatggtgaggtatcaatgtatatttggtttgcggtaacatcatgtgtgtatctacttgcaggTAGATGTTGtccttttgagaacttgtcttgctttatattctactaccgcagagtagatttcgggaggaattcgggagacttttcagttcttATTAACATTCTTATTAACAAGTTTATTTAGTGAAGTTTATAaggagaagtcccctcgatccacatTAGCTGAAGAAGAAGTCCTGtaaattttctaccttccgcccgggtagtaatTAAttagcaggacagttttttt contains:
- the LOC117293847 gene encoding testis-specific gene 10 protein-like, producing the protein MEESIRQLQDEKTSLVQDLTAVRDLCIKLENTKEVMSRQLTTRNIDTEQLESSVDDQRREIEMLRNQVGTERASVRNLETLLSNNREKEFQAQLDSQEHRSEIQLVKDRLALADSKVQSQSRELQTLRSRAAQLEADLEKVRRQLTSERFEKERISQEFRRSTLSPTIADNSSFTRTSLMSNHNSSTRRSSSPHRPSSPTRRALSPSRSGRRSPERSILKSSPGYRSSSPDRRRCPFICCRTRVKTGRRYRRQQLKTLCVLQDQLRRKLSECHCRLLAGLQPSPLGSSSYTPCNITCRWCIQEDIERGLPSQLS